A section of the Triticum dicoccoides isolate Atlit2015 ecotype Zavitan chromosome 7A, WEW_v2.0, whole genome shotgun sequence genome encodes:
- the LOC119329183 gene encoding amino acid permease 3-like, which translates to MTKDVEMAARNGGNGAVAGEAYYPSPPAQGGDADVDDDGKQRRTGTVWTASAHIITAVIGSGVLSLAWATAQLGWVVGPITLMLFAAITYYTSGLLADCYRTGDPLTGKRNYTYMDAVASYLSRWQVWACGVFQYVNLVGTAIGYTITASISAAAINKANCFHKNGRAADCGVYDSMYMVVFGVIQIFFSQVPNFHDLWWLSILAAVMSFTYASIAVGLSLAQTISGPTGKATLTGTEVGVDVDSAQKIWLAFQALGDIAFAYSYSMILIEIQDTVRSPPAENKTMKKATLVGVSTTTAFYMLCGCLGYAAFGNGAKGNILTGFGFYEPYWLIDFANVCIVVHLVGAYQVFCQPIFAAVETFAAATWPNAGFITREHRVAAGNGKRLGFNLNLFRLTWRTAFVMVSTLLAILMPFFNDILGFLGAIGFWPLTVYFPVEMYIRQRGIPRYTTRWVALQTLSFLCFLVSLAAAVASIEGVTESLKNYVPFKTKS; encoded by the exons ATGACCAAGGACGTGGAgatggcggcgcggaacggcggcaacggcgccgtcgccggcgagGCCTACTACCCCTCTCCCCCGGCGCAGGGCGGCGACGCCGACGTGGACGACGACGGCAAGCAGCGGCGCACAG GGACGGTATGGACAGCGAGCGCGCACATCATCACCGCCGTCATCGGCTCCGGCGTGCTCTCCCTCGCCTGGGCAACGGCGCAGCTGGGCTGGGTCGTCGGGCCGATCACCCTGATGCTCTTCGCGGCGATCACCTACTACACCTCCGGCCTCCTCGCGGACTGCTACCGCACCGGCGATCCGCTCACCGGGAAGAGGAACTACACCTACATGGACGCCGTCGCATCCTACTTGA GTCGCTGGCAAGTGTGGGCCTGTGGCGTTTTCCAGTACGTCAACTTGGTCGGGACTGCAATCGGGTACACGATCACAGCGTCCATCAGCGCGGC TGCTATAAACAAGGCCAACTGCTTCCACAAGAACGGCCGGGCGGCGGACTGCGGCGTGTACGACTCCATGTACATGGTGGTGTTCGGGGTCATCCAGATCTTCTTCTCCCAGGTGCCCAACTTCCACGACCTTTGGTGGCTCTCCATCCTCGCCGCCGTCATGTCTTTCACCTACGCCTCCATCGCCGTCGGCCTCTCCCTGGCGCAGACCATATCGGGCCCGACCGGCAAGGCCACCCTGACCGGCACCGAGGTTGGCGTGGACGTCGATTCGGCCCAGAAGATCTGGCTCGCGTTCCAGGCGCTCGGCGACATCGCCTTCGCCTACTCCTATTCCATGATCCTCATAGAAATCCAG GACACGGTGAGGTCTCCGCCGGCGGAGAACAAGACGATGAAGAAGGCGACCCTGGTGGGGGTGTCCACCACGACGGCCTTCTACATGCTGTGCGGCTGCCTGGGCTACGCGGCGTTCGGCAACGGCGCCAAGGGGAACATCCTCACCGGCTTCGGCTTCTACGAGCCCTACTGGCTCATCGACTTCGCCAACGTGTGCATCGTGGTGCACCTGGTGGGCGCCTACCAGGTGTTCTGCCAGCCCATCTTCGCCGCTGTCGAGACCTTCGCCGCGGCCACCTGGCCCAACGCCGGGTTCATCACCCGCGAGCACCGCGTCGCCGCCGGCAACGGCAAGCGGCTCGGCTTCAACCTCAACCTCTTCAGGCTGACGTGGAGGACGGCGTTCGTGATGGTGAGCACGCTGCTGGCCATCCTCATGCCCTTCTTCAACGACATCCTCGGCTTCCTGGGCGCCATCGGCTTCTGGCCGCTCACCGTCTACTTCCCCGTGGAGATGTACATCCGGCAGCGCGGGATACCGAGGTACACGACGAGGTGGGTGGCGCTGCAGACGCTCAGCTTCCTCTGCTTCCTGGTGTCGCTCGCCGCGGCGGTCGCGTCCATCGAGGGCGTCACGGAGTCGCTCAAGAACTACGTCCCGTTCAAGACCAAGTCGTGA